The Mycosarcoma maydis chromosome 6, whole genome shotgun sequence genomic sequence GCAAACCATGCTGCGCCTGGCACTTGCACCGACGCTGAGTCGGCAGCACAAGTCGCCGGCCTCGCACCTTCTGCTCTGTAAGACCGTCCTTCACCAGCCCCGAACTTGCACACGTCCGATGCCTTTCGTTATTCTGTACCCTTGGACCCTCTGGCACAAATTGTATTGTGATTGACGTCTGCAACGTGATCGATCACTGCTCATCATGTGAGCCTTTGGAAGCTTACAATTTGTGAATCTAGTTTCTGAATCTAGTAGACGGGAAAAGAGGGGTCCTTCTCCTTACTGTAGGCACGGAGACCTCCGATGAGGTCGGAAATCTGCAGTGGTGTTATGGCTTGCGCTTGGTTTGGGGTCTTGGGTTCCCTCGTGTTGATGGAGCCTTGTAGAGGGTCGGATGGCGCTGGCGGTGCCTGTTGCGCTTCGCTTTCAGCCTGCTCACATAGGTGCTTCTGGTGCTGCAACAGCGCGCGTACAGCAAGTTGCGAATCATTCCCCTTCTTGCAAACCACCAAGACGTCTTTCGACAAAGTGTTTCGCTGCGCCTTGTGGATTTGGTCCCATGCTCCGGCGGGGTTCTTGAGCAAGCTCTGAATCGGCACATTGAGCGAACCGTCGAGTTTGGCGATTCCAAACTCGACAGAGGGTCGTACGTCGACCACCAACGCTGCAGAGTCCATCGACTTGACCGCCGTTCTGCGGATTCCAGCCTCTTCGCCAACAGGCACGTTGAGACCACAGAATGACGCGTAGTCTTCCGTCTCCAGATTCCTGATCATGCGCTCGGCCACCTGCGCAGGATCGCCACATGATCGACAAGTGGCCACGCGACGCGATCGGATCTTGACGCACCGGAACGGTGTTGACGTGAGCGGGGAGACGAGCGTCAGCATCGGTGGCGTGTCTTCACCAACACCGGCGAGAATCTTGACCGCTTCCAACGCTTGCATTGTACCTACGAGGCCAGTGACGCCGCCTAGTACACCGCCGTCTTCACAGTTAGTCACTTCGTCCGGTCGAGGCGCTTTCGGGAACAGACAACGGTAGCACGGTCCCCGATAAGTACCATCAGgcgttgcagcagctctcgGACCAGCAAACTCAGCCTTGATCCGTTTGTGCAGCACAACCAGCTGGCCATCGTAGCCCTGGGCGGCACCCGAGACGACCTGGACTGCTtcgagcacagcagcgtccGAAATGAGATACCGAGTGAGCGGATTGTCCGTGCAGTCAAGCACAAGATCCTGGCCCCGCATGACCTGACGCGCATTGACAGCGCTAATAGCTTCGGACAACGGCACGGCTGTGATGTGAGGATTGATCTGCTTGGCCGCTTGGGCCGCAGACACCGCTTTGTGCATGCCAACGGTGGCATCACGGTGCAGGATCTGTCGAGCCAAATTGGACGGCTCGACAACGTCATGGTCCAGAATCGAGATCTGTCCGACGCCAGCCGCCGCAAGGTACTGAACAGCAGGACAGCCAAGTCCACCAGCTCCAACCACCAGGACTTTAGCGTTGcgaagacgaagctgcGCAGGCAAGCCAAAGTCCGGGATGATCATCTGCCGACCGTACCGCGCATATTCGGCGAGTGACATGGGCAGAGAAGAGTGTGGATCCAAGCTAATGTCAGTGCTAGTTGTAGACATGATTTCCTTGCGCTCCACGGGAGGGTGTGCTCTGTCGCGCGTACTGTCTTTCTGTGTGGCAGCTTCCTTCACCCTGTGGACTTCCAAATCAACGCGCTTCGGAATGGGAGCTGGCAGTGTTGCTGGATCAAACTCGGCAGCCGTTCCGTCGAGCACGTCACGGATATGTTTGAGCGCAGTGAAGCTCATTAGCGTGTTGACGTCTTTCTGTTCGAGCTCAGAAGAGGGCCGCTCGTGAGCGAACGCGCTGCGATCCAGCCAACTCTGCTCTAGAACCTCGATACAGGCGGAGAGGGCCGAGCCAATGGCCCTATTGGCGGCGGTCACCTTTGACAGAGGATCAAGCAGCTGTGCATCGGAGGCCTGCGCAGCCGGTATCAACGGCTCCGCAGGCGCAAAGATCGAAGGTCTTGGTCGGTCCTTGGCCGATGCTGCATGTCCAACCGTGCTTGACGCACCGCCCCCGCGACCGCCGGTCTGCTCGATGAAGGCCTGTTCGAATCCAGAGGGGAAACCGGACGTTTCTGCTTTATTGGTGCCATAGGCTCCTGCCACTCCGGCTACAGCGGCAGCTGCGACCGTTCTTGAGACGTTGACCAGTGCGCTGTTCAAGCTTTGGGGGAGCTCGGCTCGTTCGTACCAGCCTTTTGCTAGGTCGCCGATTCCCTCTGGTAGATAAGAGGTGGGATTGATGCCAAAGGCTCTAGGTGCATTTGCATCGGCATTGCGAACAGGCTCATATGATGCTCCGAGAGGATCGCCACCTGAAGCGGGTGTCTGCCAGTGCCCAGCGTCTGGCCGGCTGCGTTGCTGGGCTGTATTCGCAGTGTTTGTCAACGGCTCGTTTGGAAGCCGGGCCCAGGGAGAGGCTCTGTTAGCAGGACCCGATGGGGACCTTCCAACAGTAGCATATTTACGTATGCTATTTCGATGGGACGGCGAGTCACTTTCATGTCGATGCGGCCTCGAAAGATtgtcttgatcgtcgatGGAATACACCGGGATTCCCAACAGGTCGCGATTCTGCATCACGACAGCAACGCCGGTGTTGGGACGATGGTCGCTGTCTCGTAGGAAGATGGCTTGCTTGACAAGGAGGTTCGGCTGCACCTGTGCTTCAGCAGGGTATCGCAGCAGACACAGTAGAGCGGAGCTGTGATCCCCCGCGAGCAGCTGATTGCGTATGCGGAGCAACATAGCGATGCAGATATAATCGATGAGGTCCAGAGACCTTCCAGAGGCAAACAGACCGTCCCAGATTGCTACTGCATCGTCCAAAGCAAATTCACGCGTGAAGATCATACGAATCCATCGGAGGCAGAAGATCTGAGGCTCGATGCCTAGACTTCCGAGATGTTGGGCCAGGGCGGGGTCAATGTGGCTCAAGAGCTTGAGAACGTGTTCGCACTTTGCAACGATGGGAAGAGGCTGGCGTGTGTTGCCCTCCGAGTTACAGCTGTCGGGAGCGAGTTTTGCGGATCGAGGCGCCGAAGTTGATGGCGGAGATGGGGTAGAGGCAGCGTCGACTGGACTGTCACGCCAAACATACCATGATTTGGCGCTTTTCATCAGGACACAAAACAACGCATAAACATCATGTTCTATGAAGACATGCGCGAGAGCATGCACAAAGGCAGCGTCAGCCGCGTTCTGTGCCGAAGTGGGGGATGAGCTAGAAGATGCGCGGCCTGGGATATCGACGGCACCATCACTTCGAACCTTCCAAAGTACAGCTGCTAGCTCATGCATCCCCTGTCTATAGCCTACATCCTGGTTCTCGAGTGTCCAAAGGAAGAGAATGTTGGTCAACGATTGCTGAACACGGGTTTGACGGAAAAGACCGATGTCGGGGAATGTCCTTTCTACGTCTTGCAGGATAACCCTCCTGGTCTCTAAGGTCGCGTAGTAGGTTTTCCAAGGATTCGAGTCGTCGAGACTAAGCGGATTGTTGACGGAAAGGTCTTTGACGATGGATCGGCTGCTTTGTGAAGTGCTCGGAGTagatgagcaagatgtGAATGATGGTTCGAAGACAGTGGGTGTGCCGTCGAAGCCGACTTCGGGCGGATAATTGCCATCAGGGGCACGAAGAAGACGGCAGCGTAATTCATTGTATGCTTCTCTGTCGCGCTTAAGAACGGCActccaagaagaaggaatGGTTGAGATGTGTTCTGTGAGAAAAATCTTCCATTCGAGCCATCGGAGTGAAGCGTCGTTGTCGAGTGCAATCTTGCCTTCAACGCCGCGGGCCCTGAGCGTTTCGACGGGCGAGGTGCCAGTGCCTTGGAGAAGCGAAGCCCATCTTAGGCTCAAAGATGCATCATAAGAGACCATAGGAGAAGCCGACCGACCCTGCCGTGCAGGAAGAGCCGATAAGGTGGCGGCCAGAGGGTCACTCATATCGTCGGTCGAAGCTCCGCGACCAAGATGCGGATCTTCCGAGTGATAGGGAAAGATTGCAGCAACTTTGCCCACACCCGCGTGGATCGCATTCGCCTTCTACTCGGCAGCGTGCGCGGAAGCACCACACTAGTGGCACCAAAGGGAGGTGAATATGCGATCTGCGTCAGGCTGATATGGCAAGCGATGGTGTTTTACGAGCAAAGAGCAAGGCTGGACCCCTCTTCAAGTTCAGAAATCCAACCCATGTGTGATATACTGGATGCACAGACTGCGGAAAAAGTGGAGCTGTGCACTTTTTCAGTtacaagtcacgagtgagtcgtGACTCAAGCGACATCGGTAAGATCCGACAAGGGTCTTTAGTTGTCTTTCATCTCTTCTTGACACAGCACACGACTCTGACCGCACGCTTACAACTCTCAAGATGGACAGTAGAACATAGTTACGAtgaccaagcagctggGCTCAGCACACAACGGTACGCCAGAGCAGCCACTGAAAATCGAGAGGGTTCGCGCCTGCTCGATCGCTCTCTCTTCGGGATCATCGCTACTAGGCAACCTCGAGTGGTCGGAGCTGGGCCAAGCATTGGTAGTGACGAATGAGGCCATCATCGTCCTATCTCCTCTGGTTGGCCTGAATCCCACGCTGGCGGGACAAAGCCGCACTCAAGATGTCGAATGTCATCCGAGTTGGCAAGATCGCTTCCCGCACTCGGTCGCACAAGTCAACATCAAGACGTTTCTCGAGCATGAAACTTCCGTACGGCGCAGAATATTGCTCGAGTCTGATCATTCATCAATCGATGCGCGATTTCTGAGTGCTCAATGGTGTTCAGCGAGCTGGTCCAAACCTGGCATGGGTCCACATCAAAGCTGTCTCATTCTTGCCACTAGCTCGGAGCTGGATCTCTTCGTACTCGGTGCTCCTCACAATGCGTGGACTGGAGAATGGAAGCTGTTGCAGGCGGTCAGTCTGGACCCTGTTTCCGCATCTGTGAAATACACTGCTGCTCCACCCCCTCGCGACAACGACAAGGGGGTCTTTACGCGGCCACGTGCCCTGCTACGCAAACAGCAGATGGCAACAGAAGTGATCTGTGCTTCGTGGATCAACCTGGAGGttgcagctcggcgacaCGCAGATGCCTCCGAGCCTCTGCAACTTTCGCATTCGTCGTCGACCTACATTGTCGCCGGTACTCGATCAGGCCATATTGGCATCTGGGAATGTGCTGCCGTCTCCGGCCACTGCACTTTCGTCTCGACGACATCCGTGGGTAGCACAGGTATCGAACGGCTACTTGTCTCAACTCATGTTGGCACCAAAGCTACAAACAAGAAGGCTACGATTGCATTCCAAGACGCAGACGGTGTGAGGCTTTGCGacgttgttgttgtcgaAGGTCGAGCTCATGTGCAGCTTTCCAAATCGCCGCCCATCAGCACCGAGCACTATATGCTCACAGCCTGGAGGTGGTATAAAGATCTGCTCGTGTATTCGACCATCGGAAAGATGCACGTCTACGATACAAAGATCGGGCGAAGTAGGACCATTCTTCTTGGCACAGAGCCGGACAGCGGCTTTGACCCATACGCTCCCACTATCTGCATTAGCATTTCATCTGGCCCACAAAACATCATCCATGTCGTGCGACAAGACCTGCGCGAGTACCGTATAAGCTTGGTCCAAGCCGAACAGGCTCAGCCACTGCCCAACACCGTGCGGCCCATATATCCACCCAGCCTCACTGGTTATCCACCATTGACCGAGGTATTACAACGTAAGCACGACGGCCAGCAAGCCTTCGTGGGTTATGCCTCTGACATCAGCTCTCAATGTTCTGCCGCTTCTATCGTTGGTGCGGTCCGTACCAATGAGCGACTCGCTTTTCTAGGTTACAACGTGTCTGAAAACCTCTGTTACCAGATGGAGCTAATACGTTGCGGCGACATGACCCCTTCATCACTCCTCGCTGAGGCTCTAAACCGCGTTGCTTCAGGAACCCGGCCCTATCTGGCCGTGCGCATCGTTCTCACTCTCCTATACAcgcgcgagcagcaagacgtTTTCCGAGATCAGCTCGTTCTCGCAGTCGAGAAGAGCTGGACTGCTTTGGCGGGCGCATCTGCTATCAAAAACCAACAATCTGGGCAAGCTACGACCCAAAAATGTGctcttcagcagcagctacTCTACCTTCTGGCCTGTCGTTTACAGGATACATCGTCAGGTGCGTCGGCGCAATTCGAGTCGTTGCAGAAGACTCACCGAGACAATGTAAGGCGTAGTTGGCTTGAGGAACATGCGAGTGCCTCTGCGGTGACAACCGAGCAGTGTGCTGCCTGTGAGACGCCGCTGGCGGCCTCCGGGGACGAGGACCCTCAAGGTCTTGGATGGGCCCGGTGTCAGAATGGTCACGTTTGGCCTCGGTGCTCGGTAAGCTTGGCCACCATCTCAGATCGCAAAGTACGTGTCTGCACCGGATGCTGGGCTAAAGCTATCGTGCCAGATAAGCCCGGGCAGAGCTTTCGTCAAGCTTGCATACTCAAAACAGCCACCAAGTGTTTGTATTGTGGCAGTTGTTGGATTGTACGGTGACAGCGCAAAtctaatcgtgaatggagAAACAAACAAGATCTGAAGGCTAAGCGGTGAATGATATTATAAATTGAAGTTTGTAAAGCTGTCTACTGTCGCGCTCCCCAATGCCATAGAAGCGTCACAGCCCAGAGCCGCCGGGTTGTCCGCTGCAATCGACGTGCGAGCTATGTTGCTAGCCTTTCCCAGTGCAAGGTGACGGACGATGAAACCATCAACAACCGAGTTTGCGCGAGGATCGGAATTCGGACTCGCTTGTGCTAAACGAAACCAGGCTAAAAATGAAGCTGGACGAGTAACCGAGACCACAGATGGATGGGACAGGGATTGCACGTTCTTGCACCTGCATGCTCGTCGACCTTCCAACGCTAGGACTACGACCATATCGAGCGAAGGCAGCAGTCCCAAGAAGGAAGCCCAGACGGCAAGGACACCAGCGGTACTTCAGATGACGGAGCTATCACATGCGTCACgcgtcaatcgtgaatgagagCTTTTTTGGACTCGTGATGACTGCTGTCCAACTCCGCTTGATTTGAGACCCGTCCGACCTGTGGTGAagttcacgattgctgctcTTTTGCTGGTAGGACGGGCCCATCCCTAGCTCTGCGTCCCGACTTGCATCTCCTTTGGGAAGCGTTACTATACATTCGGATCTCAGAGAGACATCTAAGCAGCTGAGCGGAATGAAAGCTATCACGAGCGGCTTGGATGACGACAAGCAGCAAAACGTGTCGGATTGAGCGCTAGGCGAGCGGATGCAGATCTTCCGCATACCTGGTCACTTTCGCCGTCGCTGCGTCAGTCAGGCCTTGAATCCCACCTCCGCCCTCCCTGACCGGCGGcaaaaatcgtgattcgtgaatgccgCGGAGGCCATTTTGAAACGCCGACAGGCTACCGCAGCTGGAAAAGCCGTTGTACGGAACGGTTACTTGCACGCTCTCAGCCGAGGTCGACGCCCTCACCCTTGTACTACCTCACGTTGACCTTCTCAATCTTACATGGGGAAGAGGTGCAACTAGGCGAGATGCACGTTGTAAAAAGGCTAGTCCACGTCGACATTCACGCACGTCGACATTCACGCACgtcgacattcacgattagaCACGACCATGGCTTGCGTGGACACGTTGCACTGGGAAATGACATCAATTCACTTGTGTCCTTGCCATGAACACTCACTTTCATGCCTGTAAGCGTGGACACGATTACAGATCGTCCAAAATTAGCTTCCAATGGGGAAATCGTGAGAGGGCAAGCTGCAAGCGCAGGCAGTTCTCCGCTTTGAATGCCTCGAAAGCTGACACAGGAACACCCTCGTCTAGCTTCGAGCTTAACCTGCCGTTGGTTGGCACAGGTCACGGGTTCTGAGCTTGTTATTTCGGCTGTCTCTTACCCGCTACTAGTGATGGCCGTTTTCCGGCTCGTCCATGCGCATCGCTCAGAAGAAGTGCCATGGCGGCTGCAGAGAGAAGCGTCTCAGATAGTCTGTGAGTGCTACTGGTGTGCCTGACGCAGTGTTACTTTTCTAATGTGTCCAATGCTTAACccgcattcacgaatgtctCTGCGCGGGTCTTCGCTTCATGTACCCTGGCTGAATAGCCTGGACAGACTTCCGGCTGGACAGAATCCACCTGATTGACACCAAAAGGTATAAGAAGTCCAGCTTGGTCCATTGCGCCATCAAGCGTCTCATCAGGATCCGCTCTCCACAAGTCACATCAACAGTTCAAGATGAAGTTCTCCGGCACTGCTATCGTTGGCACCCTTGCCGCGCTTATCTCTTGCATTCAGGCCGCTCCCCTTGAGAAGCGCGTCTCGGGAATCCCCGGTTTCGATGTCTGTAAGTCGCTGTTCGTTGCTGGTCACATATCGCAAGACCTTGGACTAACCTGTTCCGCTTTTGTGGCGATCGTTGTACAGCCGGCTACCAGCCCAACGCTAACATGAATGGCGCCTACGCTAATGGTGCCCGATTCGTCTACATCAAGGCGACCGAGGGAACGACGTTCAAGTCAtcctcgttctcgtcgCAGTACAATGCTGCTACTAATGCTGGTCTGATCCGTGGTGCCTACCACTTTGCCCGCCCCGACTCGTCTTCGGGTGCTACTCAAGCCAGGTTCTTCCTCAACAATGGCGGTGGATGGTCTGCTGACGGCCGAACCCTACCTGGTGCGCTTGACCTCGAGTCATCGAGTGGTGTTGCTACTTGCTACGGTCTCTCCAAAAGCCAGCTCGTCAGCTGGATTCAGGACTTCGGTAACACCTACCATGCTTCTACCGGTCGTTACCCCACCCTCTACTGCTCGTCTGGATGGTGGAACCAGTGTGTCGCTTCCAGCGCCTTTGCCAGTAACTACGCCCTCTGGGTCGCCAACTACGGTGTCAGCAGCCCCAAGATCCCCACGGGCTTCAACTACTACACCTTTTGGCAATACAGTGACAACGGTCCTTACCCAGGCGACTCAGACACTTTCAACGGCTCGCTCGATGGCCTTAAGAAGTACGCCAACGGTGCTTAGATTCAAATTGCCGCTGTCCTCTAATTCCTACAGCTTATTCAATCAACGATTCCTATCCAGTTTACGGGCACCTGGTGGGCGTGAATTTTGACATGAATGTTCACCGCTCGCGCTCTTCCCACTCATATGGATCACATGGTCCGATTGTTGCTCAGCTACCGAGTCATAGCTACATATGCAGGACAGTACATATGCCTTCCTCAGAAGAGATATGGAGGCTTGTTCGGTGTTATATGTTTGCTGTAGCATGTACCGGGTGCAATCTTCAAGACTGCCTACGGCAATTCCATGTGCGTGGCCTGTGACCACCTTCAAGCGCTTCACTTGCTTCTGTGATCGGCTGTGTGCGTCTGTTGATGTCTCGTCGAAGatacattcacgattcatgattgctCGCTATTGATAAAGTCCGCAAAGATGATGCTGGAAGCCAAAAAGCAAATCAACTGCAGCACCCAGGATTCCCGCGTGGTCCCCCACCGTAGTACTGACTAGGCGACGAGTTGCTTgactgcgcagatcgaacgGGATGCGGTGCTTTCAACTCTCTATGGCCGCAGATATCGATACTGATCTAAGCTGTGTATATGTAGGATAGCTCAAGATGGGGGCAAAGAGAGACGTGGCTTtattcacaatcacgaattcgaAAAGTCTATCAACGaagccattcacgattcgcaattcgtgattgtgtgtGGTTGATCGGAGAACACGAGAAAGCACAAAGTGCTGCTCGGAATGTCGAaagtcaatcacgaatgcgttCACACAGAAACGCTGCGAATACTGAACCAACTGAATCTACGTTGCAAGAACAAAAGAACAAACCGAGGGGACTAGAATGCGGCGCAAAAAGGATCAGGACTGAGCGCACTGGATATTGCTTGCTCCCTGGccatcttcgtcatcgtcgtccatACCAGGGTGACTGCCGGCGCCGTTGGGCTTGACGTTGCGAGcctctcgctcgtcgagctcgtccatctgaacatcctcgacgtcgatctcCTTCTTGGTCTTGGGCAGCGCGTTGCGTGGTGGGAGCGCCTTCTCGAGCAGAGGAATGTTGTCAATGTCGATGGTCTCTGGGAAAGCCACGCTGAGGTTGACGTAGAGATCTCCGAGTTCGTGGTGTCGGTAACTAGGCATGCCCTGTCCACGGAGCACCTTGACGTCGCCAGGCTTGATGACCTCACCGGCGGGGATGTCAACGGAAAGGGCATGGTcgtcgaggtgctcgaTCAGGATCTTGCCTCCACCAAGGGCGGTGAGCAGGTCGACCTCGACATCAATGAAGAGGTCGTTCTTTCTGCGCTTGAAGCGCGGGTGTGGCTTTTCGTCGATGACAATTACAACGTCGCCTGGGATGGTGTTGGGTGCCTGGTCGGCCTCTTCCTTGAAGGTGATCTGCTGGCCATCCTCCATGCCCTTGTCGATGCGGACCTCGAGCACCTTGCGCTCTTGGTTGATCTTCTTGCCGTTGCACTCCTTGCAGCGGTCCTTAGGGTTGATAATCTCACCCAGACCTTGGCACTCGGGGCAGGtttgctgcatctgctgaACCATGGGACCGAGCTGTCGGAGGACTACCTTGATACCCTGACCGTTGCATCCACCGCAGGTCTTGACAGCGCCTTCCTTGCCACCGCGACCGTCACACTTTTTGCAGAGAACGTGCTTCTGGAGAGCAAGCTTGGTGACCTTTCCTACGTAAAGTTCCTCGAGCGAGACCTTGACACGGTGGACGAGATCTTTACCCTTGCGAGGGCCGCGGGGACGTCCACCTGAACCGCCGAAGAaaccgccaccgccgccaccgaACAGCTGCGAGAAGAGATCCTGAGGATCCATGCCTCCACCCATTCCTCCGCCTTCGAGACCCTGCTCACCAAATCGGTCATAAAGATCGCGCTTGTCAGGATCCGAGAGGATTTCGTATGCTGCTGTGATCGCCTTAAATTTTTCCGGGTCGCCGCCCTTGTCTGGGTGCTCCTTCAATGCCTTCTTGCGGTAGGCCCTGAAGATTTAGTAAAAGTCAGAGGGTGAACAGAAAAAGATGAAGAGCGCATACAGTAAGTATAAAGATTCTTTTAGGATTGATATAGACAGCGTGTTGAGTGCGCTGGGACAAGAAAGGAGCCGGTTGCGCCTACTTACTTTttgagctcggcttccGAAGCGGTTGG encodes the following:
- a CDS encoding uncharacterized protein (related to molybdenum cofactor biosynthetic protein), yielding MSDPLAATLSALPARQGRSASPMVSYDASLSLRWASLLQGTGTSPVETLRARGVEGKIALDNDASLRWLEWKIFLTEHISTIPSSWSAVLKRDREAYNELRCRLLRAPDGNYPPEVGFDGTPTVFEPSFTSCSSTPSTSQSSRSIVKDLSVNNPLSLDDSNPWKTYYATLETRRVILQDVERTFPDIGLFRQTRVQQSLTNILFLWTLENQDVGYRQGMHELAAVLWKVRSDGAVDIPGRASSSSSPTSAQNAADAAFVHALAHVFIEHDVYALFCVLMKSAKSWYVWRDSPVDAASTPSPPSTSAPRSAKLAPDSCNSEGNTRQPLPIVAKCEHVLKLLSHIDPALAQHLGSLGIEPQIFCLRWIRMIFTREFALDDAVAIWDGLFASGRSLDLIDYICIAMLLRIRNQLLAGDHSSALLCLLRYPAEAQVQPNLLVKQAIFLRDSDHRPNTGVAVVMQNRDLLGIPVYSIDDQDNLSRPHRHESDSPSHRNSIRKYATVGRSPSGPANRASPWARLPNEPLTNTANTAQQRSRPDAGHWQTPASGGDPLGASYEPVRNADANAPRAFGINPTSYLPEGIGDLAKGWYERAELPQSLNSALVNVSRTVAAAAVAGVAGAYGTNKAETSGFPSGFEQAFIEQTGGRGGGASSTVGHAASAKDRPRPSIFAPAEPLIPAAQASDAQLLDPLSKVTAANRAIGSALSACIEVLEQSWLDRSAFAHERPSSELEQKDVNTLMSFTALKHIRDVLDGTAAEFDPATLPAPIPKRVDLEVHRVKEAATQKDSTRDRAHPPVERKEIMSTTSTDISLDPHSSLPMSLAEYARYGRQMIIPDFGLPAQLRLRNAKVLVVGAGGLGCPAVQYLAAAGVGQISILDHDVVEPSNLARQILHRDATVGMHKAVSAAQAAKQINPHITAVPLSEAISAVNARQVMRGQDLVLDCTDNPLTRYLISDAAVLEAVQVVSGAAQGYDGQLVVLHKRIKAEFAGPRAAATPDGTYRGPCYRCLFPKAPRPDEVTNCEDGGVLGGVTGLVGTMQALEAVKILAGVGEDTPPMLTLVSPLTSTPFRCVKIRSRRVATCRSCGDPAQVAERMIRNLETEDYASFCGLNVPVGEEAGIRRTAVKSMDSAALVVDVRPSVEFGIAKLDGSLNVPIQSLLKNPAGAWDQIHKAQRNTLSKDVLVVCKKGNDSQLAVRALLQHQKHLCEQAESEAQQAPPAPSDPLQGSINTREPKTPNQAQAITPLQISDLIGGLRAYSKEKDPSFPVY
- a CDS encoding putative lysozyme, yielding MKFSGTAIVGTLAALISCIQAAPLEKRVSGIPGFDVSGYQPNANMNGAYANGARFVYIKATEGTTFKSSSFSSQYNAATNAGLIRGAYHFARPDSSSGATQARFFLNNGGGWSADGRTLPGALDLESSSGVATCYGLSKSQLVSWIQDFGNTYHASTGRYPTLYCSSGWWNQCVASSAFASNYALWVANYGVSSPKIPTGFNYYTFWQYSDNGPYPGDSDTFNGSLDGLKKYANGA
- a CDS encoding putative type I HSP40 co-chaperone YDJ1 translates to MVKETKFYDLLEVTPTASEAELKKAYRKKALKEHPDKGGDPEKFKAITAAYEILSDPDKRDLYDRFGEQGLEGGGMGGGMDPQDLFSQLFGGGGGGFFGGSGGRPRGPRKGKDLVHRVKVSLEELYVGKVTKLALQKHVLCKKCDGRGGKEGAVKTCGGCNGQGIKVVLRQLGPMVQQMQQTCPECQGLGEIINPKDRCKECNGKKINQERKVLEVRIDKGMEDGQQITFKEEADQAPNTIPGDVVIVIDEKPHPRFKRRKNDLFIDVEVDLLTALGGGKILIEHLDDHALSVDIPAGEVIKPGDVKVLRGQGMPSYRHHELGDLYVNLSVAFPETIDIDNIPLLEKALPPRNALPKTKKEIDVEDVQMDELDEREARNVKPNGAGSHPGMDDDDEDGQGASNIQCAQS